A region of Salvelinus namaycush isolate Seneca chromosome 9, SaNama_1.0, whole genome shotgun sequence DNA encodes the following proteins:
- the e2f4 gene encoding transcription factor E2F4 has product MELESGRTELGAMGDSLQPQTPSRHEKSLGLLTTKFVTLLQEAKDGVLDLKAAADTLAVRQKRRIYDITNVLEGIGLIEKKSKNSIQWKGVGPGCNTREIADKLIDLKAELDDLDKREHELDQQRVWVQQSIKNVTDDSQNSPMAYVKHEDLCSAFKGDTLLAIRAPTGTQLEVPIPESVLNGQKKYQIRLKSSAGPIEVLLVNKDPSSPSPVVLPVPPPEDMLQSLPVPAAANPKPAPAAPSQPNQPLTPSSNPSSATLSPGFTATTNQAVTTAVSSKNASTLSVSTPTTNTTAQPTTLLDTQPLQSSASLDGFSSSSSAIFGPIKTDPSELLDFPKELSDMFDPSKEIMSADLLEELMSSEVFSPLLRLSPPPGDHDYIYNLDETEGLCDLFDVPILNL; this is encoded by the exons ATGGAACTGGAGTCGGGAAGAACCGAACTTGGAGCTATGGGAGATTCGCTTCAACCTCAAACCCCAAGTCGACACGAGAAGAGTCTAGGATTGCTTACAACAAAATTTGTAACTTTGCTACAAGAGGCCAAGGATGGAGTTCTAGATCTGAAAGCA GCAGCAGACACCTTAGCTGTAAGACAGAAGCGCCGCATCTACGACATTACCAATGTGCTCGAAGGCATCGGATTGATCGAGAAGAAGTCCAAGAACAGTATTCAGTGGAA GGGTGTTGGTCCTGGCTGTAACACACGGGAGATAGCCGATAAGCTCATTGATCTGAAGGCAGAGCTGGATGATCTGGACAAGAGGGAACACGAGTTGGATCAGCAGAGGGTCTGGGTCCAGCAGAGCATCAAGAATGTTACAGACGACTCACAGAATAGCCC TATGGCTTATGTAAAACACGAAGACCTCTGCAGTGCATTCAAAG GTGACACCCTCCTAGCAATCCGCGCTCCCACAGGCACACAGTTGGAGGTGCCCATACCGGAGTCG GTACTGAATGGACAGAAGAAGTATCAGATCCGTCTCAAGAGCTCAGCAGGACCCATTGAGGTTCTTCTAGTAAACAAGGACCCGTCCAGCCCATCTCCAGTGGTACTGCCCGTCCCCCCACCAGAGGACATGCTCCAGAGCCTGCCAGTGCCTGCTGCTGCTAACCCAAAACCAGCACCTGCTGCCCCCTCCCAGCCCAACCAGCCTCTGACCCCCTCCTCCAACCCCAGTTCTGCCACACTCTCACCTGGTTTCACAGCTACTACCAACCAGGCAGTCACCACCGCAG TGTCTAGCAAAAACGCCAGCACACTGAGTGTTtccacacccactaccaacacaacTGCCCAACCGACAACCCTGTTGGACACCCAGCCTCTCCAGTCCTCTGCCTCATTGGATGGCTTCTCTTCCTCATCTTCAGCAATCTTTGGACCAATCAAGACTGACCCCTCAGAAC TGCTGGATTTCCCCAAAGAACTTTCTGAtatgtttgacccaagtaaag AGATCATGAGTGCAGACCTGTTGGAGGAGTTGATGTCTTCTGAAG TGTTCTCTCCACTCCTCCGTCTGTCTCCCCCGCCGGGTGACCACGACTATATCTATAACCTTGACGAAACCGAAGGCCTTTGTGACCTCTTTGATGTTCCTATCCTTAATCTTTGA